The Humulus lupulus chromosome 3, drHumLupu1.1, whole genome shotgun sequence genome window below encodes:
- the LOC133825188 gene encoding uncharacterized protein LOC133825188, translated as MVDLYRIEQGENEHPKAYLQRFIDLVHQIHDVDPLTAANLFIKNLQVGSLLHENLTMTPPYDMADVQTRAEGVFRVLEFRERAQKKTALISAPPANNPPPPARDDKRKRNQTDHTKEGKRPRQDRQQSRRDKSRFCLFHKDHGHTIAECHNLNNQIQALMRSGWLTQYIKETGRPGALRQNTASAPTPQTSDPVHTTSDSTLEPLKQVPMIHGIVEPTDNQEHATKIHKRMEERVKRYKSLGHVVNLVTSEERSYTASAITFTDEDLKGVHLPHDDPLVISLQVDHCQLGRVLIDGGSGVDILFWEAFQKMGLEENQIRPSTMPILGFNSHRVYPKGVVRLTVVAAERALPVDFLIIDSTTSYNAIMGRGWIHRM; from the exons ATGGTCGATCTCTATCGAATTGAACAAGGGGAGAATGAACATCCAAAGGCATACTTACAGCGTTTCATTGACCTCGTGCATCAAATCCATGACGTCGACCCACTCACCGCAGCAAatctcttcatcaaaaacttGCAGGTGGGGTCACTCTTGCATGAGAATCTCACTATGACACCACCATACGACATGGCAGACGTGCAGACCCGAGCCGAGGGCGTCTTCAGGGTATTAGAATTTCGAGAGCGCGCACAGAAGAAGACTGCACTCATCTCTGCTCCCCCAGCGAATAATCCTCCACCACCTGCCAGGGATGACAAGAGGAAGCGGAACCAAACAGATCATACGAAGGAAGGAAAAAGGCCAAGACAGGATCGACAGCAATCGCG AAGGGATAAAAGTAGATTCTGTCTCTTCCACAAAGATCACGGTCATACGATCGCTGAATGCCACAATCTGAACAATCAGATCCAAgccctcatgaggagtgggtggcTTACCCAATACATCAAGGAGACAGGCAGACCAGGCGCCTTGCGGCAGAACACAGCTTCTGCCCCCACTCCGCAGACGTCAGACCCCGTACACACAACCTCTGACAGCACCTTGGAGCCTCTTAAACAAGTCCCTATGATCCACGGGATCGTAGAACCCACCGATAATCAAGAGCACGCGACTAAAATCCATAAGAGGATGGAAGAACGAGTGAAGCGGTACAAATCATTAGGCCACGTGGTCAATCTCGTCACTTCAGAAGAAAGAAGCTACACAGCCTCTGCTATCACCTTCACTGACGAAGACCTGAAGGGCGTCCACCTGCCTCATGACGATCCACTCGTCATTTCCTTACAAGTTGACCACTGCCAGCTGGGCAGAGTTCTGATCGATGGGGGCAGTGGGGTCGACatcctcttctgggaagccttccaGAAAATGGGACTGGAGGAGAATCAGATCCGACCCTCCACCATGCCCATTTTGGGATTCAATAGCCACAGAGTCTATCCGAAGGGTGTCGTTCGATTAACTGTGGTAGCTGCAGAACGCGCCCTGCCAGTAGACTTCCTCATTATAGACTCCACCACGagctacaacgccatcatgggGAGAGGTTGGATCCACCGGATGTAG